A genomic window from Nocardioides rotundus includes:
- a CDS encoding NUDIX hydrolase — translation MVGSSEVLAAGAVVVRKVAKGEWEVLLVHRPRYDDWSFPKGKLDRRESFAAAAVREVEEETGLRVRLGSPLGDQEYDVRGRPKRVRYWVARVIGSDDVDGYEPNREIDAVAWTPLDKARKRLSYDRDRVTLEGAVEVRKRTRALVILRHGKARSRKSWVHDDRLRPLLAEGVEQAAALAPVLDAYDVTRLVSSSSTRCAQTLTPYAASRGLPLELSHALSEEDATDDGVEDAVEELLESGESAVVCTHRPVLPAVFEALGLEGSRLDPAGMVVLHHRDGVPLRVEVR, via the coding sequence ATGGTCGGGAGCAGCGAGGTGCTGGCCGCCGGTGCGGTCGTCGTGCGCAAGGTCGCCAAGGGGGAGTGGGAGGTCCTCCTCGTGCACCGCCCGCGCTACGACGACTGGTCCTTCCCCAAGGGCAAGCTGGACCGCCGCGAGTCCTTCGCCGCCGCCGCGGTCCGCGAGGTGGAGGAGGAGACCGGGCTGCGGGTCCGGCTCGGGTCGCCGCTGGGGGACCAGGAGTACGACGTCCGCGGCCGGCCCAAGCGGGTGCGCTACTGGGTGGCCCGGGTCATCGGCTCCGACGACGTCGACGGATACGAGCCGAACCGCGAGATCGACGCGGTCGCCTGGACGCCGCTAGACAAGGCGCGCAAGCGGCTGAGCTACGACCGGGACCGGGTGACGCTGGAGGGGGCCGTCGAGGTCCGCAAGCGGACCCGTGCGCTGGTGATCCTGCGGCACGGCAAGGCCCGCTCGCGCAAGAGCTGGGTGCACGACGACCGCCTGCGCCCGCTGCTGGCCGAGGGCGTCGAGCAAGCCGCGGCCCTCGCGCCCGTCCTGGACGCCTACGACGTCACCCGGCTGGTCAGCTCGTCCTCGACCCGGTGCGCCCAGACGCTCACCCCCTATGCGGCCTCCCGCGGGCTCCCGCTGGAGCTCTCCCACGCGCTGAGCGAGGAGGACGCGACCGACGACGGCGTGGAGGACGCGGTCGAGGAGCTGCTGGAGTCGGGGGAGAGCGCGGTGGTGTGCACCCACCGGCCGGTGCTGCCCGCCGTCTTCGAGGCGCTCGGCCTGGAGGGCAGCCGGCTGGACCCGGCCGGGATGGTGGTCCTGCACCACCGCGACGGCGTCCCCCTGAGGGTCGAGGTCCGCTGA
- a CDS encoding heavy metal translocating P-type ATPase, which produces MTTTHDTPAELDTELAITGMTCASCAHRIERKLNKMDGVTASVNYATEKASVHHAAGVSTADLLAVVEAAGYTAALPEDGRDDGEAELASLRRRLLVSAALSVPVIAMAMVPALQFPGWQWVSLVLATPVVLWAAWPFHRAAWTNLRHAATTMDTLVSVGVLAAFAWSLVALVVGSAGEIGMVHGFDLRPARSDGLGNIYLEAATGVTTFLLAGRYFEKRSKRRAGDALRSLLELGAREVTVLRDGVEDRVPADSLTVGTRFVVRPGEKIATDGVVEDGRSAVDASMLTGEPVPVDVGPGSEVAGATVNTSGRLVVRATRVGADTQLAQMARLVEEAQTGKAEVQRLADRISGVFVPIVIALSVATLGFWLGTGSGATLAFSAAVAVLIIACPCALGLATPTALMVGTGRGAQLGILIRGPEVLESTRRVDTVVLDKTGTVTTGAMSLVSVTAAPTTSEQEVRRLAAAVESGSEHPIARAVVAGWDGPPPPVTGFVNREGRGVEADVDGRRVVAGRPSLVGEPEPGSVLAGALEAAEAQGRTAVLVGWDGVPQGVLVVSDTVKDTSAEAVARFRELGLEPVLLTGDHERAARAVAAQVGIERVVAGVLPAGKVDEVKRLQGEGRVVAMVGDGINDAPALAQADLGLAMGTGTDVAIEASDLTLVRGDLRVAADAVRLSRRTLATIKGNLFWAFAYNVLALPLAAAGLLTPMIAGAAMALSSVFVVSNSLRLRRFR; this is translated from the coding sequence GTGACGACGACCCACGACACCCCGGCCGAGCTCGACACCGAGCTGGCCATCACCGGCATGACCTGCGCCTCCTGCGCGCACCGGATCGAACGCAAGCTGAACAAGATGGACGGGGTCACGGCGTCGGTCAACTACGCCACAGAGAAGGCCAGCGTCCACCACGCCGCCGGGGTCAGTACGGCGGACCTGCTGGCAGTCGTCGAGGCGGCCGGCTACACCGCAGCCCTGCCCGAGGACGGCCGCGACGACGGCGAGGCCGAGCTCGCGTCGCTTCGGCGTCGGCTGCTCGTGTCGGCCGCCCTCAGCGTCCCGGTGATCGCGATGGCGATGGTGCCTGCGCTGCAGTTCCCCGGGTGGCAGTGGGTCTCGCTCGTGCTGGCCACCCCCGTGGTCCTGTGGGCCGCCTGGCCCTTCCACCGGGCCGCCTGGACCAACCTGCGGCACGCGGCCACCACGATGGACACCCTGGTCTCGGTGGGCGTGCTCGCTGCCTTCGCCTGGTCGCTCGTCGCGCTCGTCGTCGGCAGTGCGGGGGAGATCGGGATGGTCCACGGCTTCGACCTGCGTCCGGCCCGCAGTGACGGGCTGGGCAACATCTACCTCGAGGCCGCCACCGGCGTGACCACCTTCCTGCTGGCGGGGCGCTACTTCGAGAAGCGCTCCAAGCGCCGGGCCGGCGACGCCCTGCGCTCGCTGCTGGAGCTCGGCGCCCGAGAGGTGACCGTCCTGCGCGACGGCGTAGAGGATCGGGTCCCGGCCGACAGCCTCACCGTCGGCACCCGCTTCGTCGTACGCCCCGGCGAGAAGATCGCCACCGACGGCGTGGTCGAGGACGGCCGCTCGGCGGTCGACGCCTCCATGCTCACCGGCGAGCCGGTCCCGGTCGACGTCGGCCCCGGGTCCGAGGTGGCCGGGGCGACCGTGAACACCTCCGGCCGACTGGTCGTGCGCGCCACCCGGGTCGGCGCCGACACCCAGCTCGCGCAGATGGCCCGCCTGGTCGAGGAGGCGCAGACCGGCAAGGCCGAGGTGCAGCGCCTGGCCGACCGCATCTCCGGCGTCTTCGTGCCGATCGTGATCGCGCTGTCGGTGGCCACGCTCGGCTTCTGGCTAGGCACCGGGAGCGGTGCGACCCTCGCCTTCTCCGCCGCCGTCGCGGTCCTCATCATCGCCTGCCCCTGTGCGCTGGGCCTGGCCACGCCGACGGCGCTCATGGTCGGCACCGGTCGGGGCGCCCAGCTCGGCATCCTGATCCGCGGTCCCGAGGTGCTGGAGTCGACCCGGCGGGTCGACACGGTCGTGCTGGACAAGACAGGCACCGTGACCACGGGCGCCATGTCCCTGGTCTCGGTGACCGCTGCCCCCACCACCTCCGAGCAGGAGGTACGGCGCCTCGCCGCGGCCGTCGAGTCCGGCTCCGAGCACCCCATCGCCCGTGCGGTCGTCGCGGGCTGGGACGGACCCCCGCCGCCCGTCACCGGCTTCGTCAACCGCGAGGGACGCGGGGTCGAGGCCGACGTGGACGGTCGCCGGGTGGTGGCCGGTCGTCCGTCCCTGGTCGGGGAGCCCGAGCCGGGCTCGGTCCTGGCCGGGGCGCTGGAGGCCGCCGAGGCGCAGGGGCGTACGGCGGTGCTGGTCGGCTGGGACGGCGTACCCCAGGGCGTCCTGGTCGTCTCCGACACCGTCAAGGACACCTCCGCCGAGGCCGTCGCCCGCTTCCGCGAGCTCGGGCTGGAGCCGGTGCTGCTCACCGGCGACCACGAGCGCGCCGCCCGGGCGGTGGCCGCGCAGGTCGGCATCGAGCGGGTCGTGGCCGGCGTGCTCCCGGCCGGCAAGGTCGACGAGGTCAAGCGGCTGCAGGGCGAGGGGCGCGTCGTCGCGATGGTGGGCGACGGGATCAACGACGCCCCGGCCCTCGCGCAGGCCGACCTCGGGCTGGCGATGGGCACCGGCACGGACGTGGCGATCGAGGCCAGCGACCTCACCCTGGTCCGCGGGGACCTCCGGGTCGCCGCCGACGCGGTCCGGCTGTCCCGCCGTACCCTCGCCACGATCAAGGGCAACCTGTTCTGGGCGTTCGCCTACAACGTGCTCGCGCTGCCGCTGGCCGCCGCCGGCCTGCTGACCCCGATGATCGCCGGCGCCGCGATGGCCCTCTCCTCGGTCTTCGTGGTCTCCAACAGCCTGCGGCTGCGCCGCTTCCGCTGA
- a CDS encoding heavy-metal-associated domain-containing protein, with protein sequence MSTTQTYIVNGMTCQSCAASVSEELSEVPGVEGVEVDVETGEVVVRSEAPLDRAAVKSAVDEAGYQLV encoded by the coding sequence ATGAGCACCACCCAGACCTACATCGTCAACGGGATGACCTGCCAGAGCTGCGCGGCCAGCGTCTCCGAGGAGCTCTCCGAGGTCCCCGGCGTCGAGGGCGTCGAGGTCGACGTCGAGACCGGCGAGGTCGTGGTCCGCAGCGAGGCCCCGCTCGACCGTGCCGCGGTGAAGTCGGCCGTCGACGAAGCCGGCTACCAGCTCGTCTGA
- a CDS encoding metal-sensitive transcriptional regulator → MEHQHGYISAKDDYLKRLRRIEGQARGLQRMVEEEKYCIDILTQVSAMTKALEAVSLGLLDDHLNHCVVDAARAGDAEGEEKIAEAMQAITRLVRS, encoded by the coding sequence ATGGAGCACCAGCACGGGTACATCAGCGCCAAGGACGACTACCTCAAGCGCCTCCGCCGGATCGAGGGGCAGGCACGCGGCCTGCAGCGGATGGTCGAGGAGGAGAAGTACTGCATCGACATCCTCACCCAGGTCTCGGCGATGACCAAGGCGCTGGAGGCCGTCTCGCTCGGCCTGCTCGACGACCACCTCAACCACTGCGTGGTCGACGCCGCCCGGGCCGGCGACGCCGAGGGCGAGGAGAAGATCGCCGAGGCCATGCAGGCCATCACCCGCCTGGTCCGCTCCTGA
- a CDS encoding cold-shock protein, producing MAQGTVKWFNAEKGFGFIAQEDGGDDVFVHYSAIQTQGYKSLDENQKVEFDVTQGPKGPQAENVRPV from the coding sequence ATGGCTCAGGGCACCGTTAAGTGGTTCAACGCTGAGAAGGGCTTCGGCTTCATCGCGCAGGAGGACGGCGGCGACGACGTCTTCGTGCACTACTCGGCGATCCAGACGCAGGGCTACAAGTCCCTCGACGAGAACCAGAAGGTCGAGTTCGACGTCACCCAGGGTCCGAAGGGCCCGCAGGCGGAGAACGTTCGCCCGGTCTGA